GATCGGCACCCGCCGCCTGTTCGCCGGCAACCTCACCCGGCAGCCCGCCTACATCGGCCGCCCGCACCGGATCGTCGGTGACCTGACCAACAGCGACATCATCACCGAGCACACCTTCTGGGTCGGCGTCTACCCGGGCCTGAGCGAGGCCCAGCTCGACTACATCGTCGAGTCGGTCCGCGAGTTCGTCGCCAAGAACAGCTGAGGAGCCGTCAGATGTCCGCACCGGACTCCGCTCCGGCCGCCGTCCGGCCGCGCGAGGACGCCGCGCTCGCGGCCCGGATCGCCCGGTCGGCCGCCGCCACCGAGGGCGCCCGGCTGAGCACCGCGCAGTTCGCCGAGTGGCTGGCCGGGCGCGGCCGGGCCAACGACTTCAAGGTGGAGAAGATCCCGTTCGCCGAGCTGGTCGGCTGGTCCTTCGACCCGGACACCGGCAACCTGGTGCACCGCAGCGGCCGGTTCTTCTCGGTGGAGGGCCTGCACGTCACCGTCGACGACGGCCCCTACCGCGAGTGGCACCAGCCGATCATCAAGCAGCCCGAGGTCGGCATCCTGGGCATCGTGGTCAAGGAGTTCGACGGCGTCCTGCACTGCCTGATGCAGGCCAAGATGGAGCCCGGCAACCGCAACCTGCTGCAGCTCTCGCCGACCGTCCAGGCCACCCGCAGCAACTACACCAAGGTGCACAAGGGCGCGGACGTGAAGTACATCGAGTACTTCATCGGCGGCCGCCCGCGCCGGGTGCTGGCCGACGTGCTGCAGTCCGAGCACGGCTCCTGGTTCTTCCACAAGAGCAACCGCAACATGATCGTCGAGGCGCTGGACGAAGTCCCGCTGCACGAGGACTTCTGCTGGCTGACCTTCGGGCAGATCGCCGAACTGCTGCGCCGCGACAACGTGGTCAACATGGACTCGCGCACCGTGCTGGCCTGCGCCCCGCACCCGGACCCGGACGGCCGGGCGCTGCACCCGGACACCGAACTGCTGTCCTGGTTCACCGGTCAGCGCTCCCGCTACGACATCCGGGCCGAGCGGGTCCCGCTGGCCGGCCTGCCCGGCTGGAAGCAGGGCGAGCACTCGATCGACCACGAGCAGGGCCGGTTCTTCCAGGTGGTCGCCGTCAGCGTGACGGCCGGCAGCCGCGAGGTCACCAGCTGGACCCAGCCGCTGATCGAACCCGTCGGCCCTGGCGTCGCCGCCTTCCTCACCCGGCGGATCGACGGCGTCCGGCACGTGCTGGCGCACGCCAAGGTCGAGGGCGGCTTCCTGGACGCCGTCGAACTCGCCCCCACCGTCCAGTGCACCCCCGGCAACCACGACCGGCTGCCGCCGTTCCTCGACCTGGTGCTGGACGCCGCACCCGAACGGATCCGCTACCGGGCCGTGCACTCCGAGGAGGGCGGGCGCTTCCTGCACGCCGAGGCCGACTACCTGATCGTCGAGGTCGGCGACCTGGTGCCGGTCGAGGAACCGGAGGGCTACGCCTGGGTGACGCCGGGTCAGCTCGCCACCCTGGTCCGGCACGGCCACTACGTGAACGTCCAGGCCCGCACCCTGCTGGCCGTCCTGAACGGGCTCCCCGAGGATGACTGACACCGCGCTGCGGATCGGCGTGCTGGGCTGCGCGGAGATCGCCCGGCGGCGGATGCTGCCCGCGATCGCCGCGCAGCCCGGCCTCCGGCTGGCCGCGATCGCCAGCCGGGACCCCGAGCGCGCGAAGCCGCTCGCCGAGCAGTACGGCTGCCGGGCGGTGACCGGCTACCGCGCCCTGGTCGAGGACCCCGACGTGGACGCGGTGTACGTGCCGCTGCCGATCGCGCTGCACGCCGACTGGACCGCCGCCGCGCTGGAGGCCGGCAAGCACGTGCTGGCCGAGAAGCCGCTCACCGCCGACCCGCAGTCCACCCTCGCCCTGCAGCGGCTGGCCGAACGGCGCGGGCTGGTGCTGCGGGAGAACGTGATGTTCGTCCACCACCCGGTGCACGAACAGGTCCGCCGGCTGGTCGCCGACGGCGCGATCGGCGAGCTGCGGATGTTCTCCGCCGCCTTCGCCGTCCCCGCGCTGCCGCCCACCGACATCCGGCACCGACCCGAACTCGGCGGCGGAGCCCTGCTCGACGTCGGCTACTACCCGGTCCGGGCCGCGCTGCACCTCCTGGGCCCGCAGCTCACCGTGGCCGGCGCCGCCCTGCACCGCGGCGGCAGCGGCGCGGTGGACACCTCCGGCACGGCCCTGCTGCTCGCCCCCGGCGGGGTGCTCGGCCAGCTCGCCTTCGGGATGGACCACGCCTACCGCAACAGCTACGAACTCTGGGGCAGCACCGGCCGGATCCGGGTCGACCGGGCCTTCACCCCGCCCGCCGACACGGCCCCCGGCGTGCTGCTGGAACGCGGCGGCGACCGCGAACAGCTCGTCGCCCCCGCCGTCGACCAGGTCGCCGCCACCCTCGCCGCGTTCACCGCCGCCGTCGCCGAAGGAGCCACCGCCGCCGATCCGCTGATCCACCGTCAGGCCGAGCTGCTGCGCGCCGTGCGCGCCGCGGCCACCCCTGCCCGCCCCTGAGCCGAACGGGCGATCCCCGGCCCGACCGACTCCACGCCACCTGCGCTTCATTACTC
The DNA window shown above is from Streptomyces sp. TLI_171 and carries:
- a CDS encoding Gfo/Idh/MocA family protein gives rise to the protein MTDTALRIGVLGCAEIARRRMLPAIAAQPGLRLAAIASRDPERAKPLAEQYGCRAVTGYRALVEDPDVDAVYVPLPIALHADWTAAALEAGKHVLAEKPLTADPQSTLALQRLAERRGLVLRENVMFVHHPVHEQVRRLVADGAIGELRMFSAAFAVPALPPTDIRHRPELGGGALLDVGYYPVRAALHLLGPQLTVAGAALHRGGSGAVDTSGTALLLAPGGVLGQLAFGMDHAYRNSYELWGSTGRIRVDRAFTPPADTAPGVLLERGGDREQLVAPAVDQVAATLAAFTAAVAEGATAADPLIHRQAELLRAVRAAATPARP
- a CDS encoding NDP-hexose 2,3-dehydratase family protein, producing MSAPDSAPAAVRPREDAALAARIARSAAATEGARLSTAQFAEWLAGRGRANDFKVEKIPFAELVGWSFDPDTGNLVHRSGRFFSVEGLHVTVDDGPYREWHQPIIKQPEVGILGIVVKEFDGVLHCLMQAKMEPGNRNLLQLSPTVQATRSNYTKVHKGADVKYIEYFIGGRPRRVLADVLQSEHGSWFFHKSNRNMIVEALDEVPLHEDFCWLTFGQIAELLRRDNVVNMDSRTVLACAPHPDPDGRALHPDTELLSWFTGQRSRYDIRAERVPLAGLPGWKQGEHSIDHEQGRFFQVVAVSVTAGSREVTSWTQPLIEPVGPGVAAFLTRRIDGVRHVLAHAKVEGGFLDAVELAPTVQCTPGNHDRLPPFLDLVLDAAPERIRYRAVHSEEGGRFLHAEADYLIVEVGDLVPVEEPEGYAWVTPGQLATLVRHGHYVNVQARTLLAVLNGLPEDD